From one Mustela nigripes isolate SB6536 chromosome 16, MUSNIG.SB6536, whole genome shotgun sequence genomic stretch:
- the SLC38A10 gene encoding putative sodium-coupled neutral amino acid transporter 10 isoform X1 → MTAAAASNWGLITNIVNSIVGVSVLTMPFCFKQCGIVLGALLLVFCSWMTHQSCMFLVKSASLSKRRTYAGLALHAYGKAGKMVVETSMIGLMLGTCMAFYVVIGDLGSNFFARLFGFQVVGSFRMFLLFAVSLCIVLPLSLQRNMMASIQSFSAMALMFYTVFMLVIVLSSLKHGLFGGQWLQRVSYVRWEGVFRCIPIFGMSFACQSQVLPTYDSLDEPSVKTMSSIFACSLNVVTTFYVTVGCFGYVSFTEATAGNVLMHFPSNLVTEMMRVGFMMSVAVGFPMMILPCRQALNTLLFEQQQKDGTFAAGGYMPPLRFKALTFSVVFGTMVGGILIPNVETILGLTGAMMGSLICFVCPALIYKKIHKNTLSSQLVFWVGLGVLVVGTHTTLSVSEDAPVDLAEEAPAGRIEEAEGIVKAEAARLPGTQRPGLNPGVDTAADGRDKPKLPNEKDETEQAQIKGPVDAPQREGAKEKQEEAQLDRPGRGVAAPMGEAHRHEPPVPHDKVVVDEGEDREEPAENERSSKHEEEKAPGGKAQMALPLPDSERERPRQDQVLEVAGGLPEDPWKVPEGNGQPAIEPVKEDQGPGDGGLQPGPQAVPPEGQDAPAAGAAERAGGVPLPGWAAGAAGKLVDKSEPGGKAALPVKLAPEAGPQVEPQEQRDAEGQAGGHAGSKLEAEIKQIVAEAGRAEMLDHAVLLQVIKEQQVQQKRLLDQQEKLLAVIEEQHKEIRQQRQDGEDAEAQPEPGVPAPRGKEQETQEGQTADHPPQQPVELALGAPGRLPAPPQGHGPGAVEEPKSEPKAAVGRAPAGPPGAADTEPRAAQAEPREGQRGAVAQAAGAGMPERVPVPDPAEGPKSPEKPVAGELPEQDTFGRSSHERKKSRKEVAPSASAQEADVLGARENGDPHVRSQPVSRGRGPAGLPSRSGGAAPGAQAEIRQLEHRAVSVGTQGGQQGAHLEARKGAVAGDRALAPGEDTAVQEPERRQNPDPGPIPGAQKLDHAKANRDLKVQAGSDLRRRRRDVAPGAGGDPAPRDRVIISFNPLPDVQVNDLRRALETQLHQAAGGALWVVHGRQVKQLVGAPEEP, encoded by the exons CGCTGCACGCCTACGGGAAGGCGGGGAAGATGGTGGTGGAGACCAG CATGATCGGGCTGATGCTGGGGACCTGCATGGCCTTCTACGTTGTGATCGGCGACTTGGGGTCCAACTTCTTTGCTCGGCTCTTTGGGTTTCAG GTGGTCGGCTCCTTCCGCATGTTCCTGCTCTTCGCGGTGTCCCTGTGCATCGTGCTTCCGCTCAGCCTGCAGAGGAACATGATGGCCTCCATCCAGTCCTTCAGCGCCATGGCCCTCATGTTCTACACCGTGTTCATGCTTGTG ATCGTGCTGTCCTCCCTCAAGCACGGCCTGTTCGGTGGGCAGTGGCTGCAGCGCGTCAGCTACGTGCGCTGGGAGGGTGTCTTCCGCTGTATCCCCATCTTCGGCATGTCCTTCGCCTGCCAGTC TCAGGTTCTGCCCACCTACGACAGCCTGGATGAGCCGTCGGTGAAAACCATGAGCTCCATATTTGCCTGCTCCCTCAATGTGGTCACCACCTTCTACGTCACG GTCGGCTGCTTCGGCTATGTGAGCTTCACCGAGGCCACTGCAGGCAACGTTCTGATGCACTTTCCCTCCAACCTGGTGACGGAGATGATGCGAGTGGGCTTCATGATGTCCGTGGCCGTGGGCTTCCCGATGATGATCCTGCCGTGTCGGCAGGCCTTGAACACACTGCTTTTCGAGCAGCAG CAAAAAGATGGGACCTTTGCTGCTGGAGGCTACATGCCGCCCCTGCGGTTCAAAGCCCTCACCTTCTCAGTCGTGTTTGGAACCATGGTGGGTGGAATCCTGATCCCCAACG TGGAGACGATCCTGGGCCTCACGGGCGCGATGATGGGAAGTCTCATCTGCTTCGTCTGCCCGGCTCTGATCTATAAGAAAATCCACAAGAACACCCTTTCCTCCCAG CTGGTGTTCTGGGTTGGCCTGGGTGTCCTGGTGGTTGGCACGCACACGACCCTGTCCGTGAGCGAGGACGCCCCCGTGGACTTGGCCGAGGAAGCCCCAGCCGGCCGGATTGAAGAGGCCGAGGGCATCGTAAAGGCAGAGGCGGCTCGGCTCCCAGGTACGCAACGTCCAG GCCTGAATCCAGGCGTGGACACGGCCGCGGACGGCCGAGATAAGCCGAAGCTGCCCAATGAGAAAGATGAGACGGAGCAGGCCCAGATTAAGGGCCCCGTGGACGCACCCCAGAGGGAAGGTgccaaggagaagcaggaggaggcgCAGCTGGACCGGCCGGGCCGAG GTGTGGCAGCACCAATGGGCGAGGCCCACCGCCACGAGCCCCCTGTCCCTCATGACAAGGTGGTAGTGGACGAAGGTGAAGACCGAGAAGAGCCAGCGGAGAATGAGCGTTCGTCCAAGCACGAGGAGGAGAAGGCTCCAGGGGGCAAGGCTCAGATGGCACTGCCTCTGCCAGATTCGGAAAGAGAGAGACCGAGACAGGACCAGGTCTTAGAGGTAGCAGGGGGTCTCCCTGAAGACCCCTGGAAGGTTCCAGAAGGCAATGGTCAGCCAGCTATCGAGCCCGTGAAGGAGGACCAGGGGCCAGGCGACGGGGGTCTGCAGCCAGGGCCCCAGGCAGTGCCACCCGAGGGGCAGGACGCCCCAGCAGCTGGTGCGGCGGAGAGAGCCGGCGGGGTCCCGCTGCCGGGCTGGGCTGCAGGCGCCGCGGGCAAGCTGGTGGACAAGAGTGAGCCCG GTGGGAAGGCCGCCCTCCCGGTGAAGCTGGCCCCCGAGGCCGGGCCGCAGGTAGAGCCGCAGGAGCAGAGGGATGCGGAGGGCCAGGCCGGAGGCCACGCCGGCAGCAAGCTGGAGG CCGAAATCAAACAGATAGTAGCAG AAGCCGGCCGGGCGGAGATGCTGGACCACGCGGTCCTCCTGCAGGTGATCAAGGAGCAGCAGGTGCAGCAGAAGCGGCTCCTGGACCAGCAGGAGAAGCTGCTCGCGGTGATCGAGGAGCAGCACAAGGAGATCCGCCAGCAGAGGCAGGACGGCGAGGACG CCGAAGCGCAGCCAGAGCCTGGGGTGCCGGCGcccagagggaaggagcaggagaccCAGGAGGGGCAGACCGCGGACCATCCCCCACAGCAGCCTGTGGAACTTGCACTCGGAGCCCCCGGGCGTCTCCCCGCTCCGCCCCAGGGCCACGGCCCGGGCGCCGTGGAGGAGCCCAAGTCGGAGCCCAAGGCGGCTGTAGGCAGAGCTCCAGCGGGTCCTCCTGGCGCTGCCGACACGGAGCCCCGGGCGGCCCAGGCTGAGCCGAGGGAAGGCCAGCGGGGCGCTGTGGCCCAGGCAGCTGGCGCTGGCATGCCGGAGCGGGTGCCCGTGCCGGACCCTGCCGAGGGGCCCAAGAGCCCAGAGAAGCCCGTTGCTGGTGAGCTGCCCGAACAGGACACTTTCGGCAGAAGCTCCCACGAAAGGAAGAAATCCCGGAAAGAGGTGGCCCCCAGTGCCAGTGCCCAGGAAGCGGATGTGCTGGGGGCGAGGGAGAATGGCGACCCTCATGTGAGGTCCCAGCCGGTGAGCCGAGGCCGGGGACCCGCAGGCCTGCCCAGCAGGTCAGGAGGAGCAGCCCCCGGGGCCCAGGCTGAGATTCGGCAGCTGGAACACCGGGCTGTTTCTGTTGGGACTCAGGGTGGGCAGCAGGGCGCTCACCTGGAGGCCAGAAAGGGGGCTGTCGCCGGGGACCGTGCACTTGCTCCGGGGGAGGACACTGCCGTCCAGGAGCCGGAGCGGAGGCAGAACCCTGATCCGGGGCCCATCCCTGGGGCTCAGAAGCTAGACCATGCCAAAGCCAACCGAGACCTCAAAGTCCAGGCCGGTTCTGACCTTAGGAGGAGACGGCGGGATGTGGCTCCTGGGGCAGGCGGGGACCCGGCCCCAAGGGACAGGGTCATCATCAGCTTTAACCCTCTCCCGGACGTGCAGGTCAATGACCTCCGTCGTGCGCTGGAGACCCAGCTACACCAGGCCGCGGGGGGTGCCTTGTGGGTGGTCCACGGCCGCCAGGTAAAGCAGCTGGTGGGAGCCCCAGAGGAGCCCTGA
- the SLC38A10 gene encoding putative sodium-coupled neutral amino acid transporter 10 isoform X2 — protein MTAAAASNWGLITNIVNSIVGVSVLTMPFCFKQCGIVLGALLLVFCSWMTHQSCMFLVKSASLSKRRTYAGLALHAYGKAGKMVVETSMIGLMLGTCMAFYVVIGDLGSNFFARLFGFQVVGSFRMFLLFAVSLCIVLPLSLQRNMMASIQSFSAMALMFYTVFMLVIVLSSLKHGLFGGQWLQRVSYVRWEGVFRCIPIFGMSFACQSQVLPTYDSLDEPSVKTMSSIFACSLNVVTTFYVTVGCFGYVSFTEATAGNVLMHFPSNLVTEMMRVGFMMSVAVGFPMMILPCRQALNTLLFEQQQKDGTFAAGGYMPPLRFKALTFSVVFGTMVGGILIPNVETILGLTGAMMGSLICFVCPALIYKKIHKNTLSSQLVFWVGLGVLVVGTHTTLSVSEDAPVDLAEEAPAGRIEEAEGIVKAEAARLPGLNPGVDTAADGRDKPKLPNEKDETEQAQIKGPVDAPQREGAKEKQEEAQLDRPGRGVAAPMGEAHRHEPPVPHDKVVVDEGEDREEPAENERSSKHEEEKAPGGKAQMALPLPDSERERPRQDQVLEVAGGLPEDPWKVPEGNGQPAIEPVKEDQGPGDGGLQPGPQAVPPEGQDAPAAGAAERAGGVPLPGWAAGAAGKLVDKSEPGGKAALPVKLAPEAGPQVEPQEQRDAEGQAGGHAGSKLEAEIKQIVAEAGRAEMLDHAVLLQVIKEQQVQQKRLLDQQEKLLAVIEEQHKEIRQQRQDGEDAEAQPEPGVPAPRGKEQETQEGQTADHPPQQPVELALGAPGRLPAPPQGHGPGAVEEPKSEPKAAVGRAPAGPPGAADTEPRAAQAEPREGQRGAVAQAAGAGMPERVPVPDPAEGPKSPEKPVAGELPEQDTFGRSSHERKKSRKEVAPSASAQEADVLGARENGDPHVRSQPVSRGRGPAGLPSRSGGAAPGAQAEIRQLEHRAVSVGTQGGQQGAHLEARKGAVAGDRALAPGEDTAVQEPERRQNPDPGPIPGAQKLDHAKANRDLKVQAGSDLRRRRRDVAPGAGGDPAPRDRVIISFNPLPDVQVNDLRRALETQLHQAAGGALWVVHGRQVKQLVGAPEEP, from the exons CGCTGCACGCCTACGGGAAGGCGGGGAAGATGGTGGTGGAGACCAG CATGATCGGGCTGATGCTGGGGACCTGCATGGCCTTCTACGTTGTGATCGGCGACTTGGGGTCCAACTTCTTTGCTCGGCTCTTTGGGTTTCAG GTGGTCGGCTCCTTCCGCATGTTCCTGCTCTTCGCGGTGTCCCTGTGCATCGTGCTTCCGCTCAGCCTGCAGAGGAACATGATGGCCTCCATCCAGTCCTTCAGCGCCATGGCCCTCATGTTCTACACCGTGTTCATGCTTGTG ATCGTGCTGTCCTCCCTCAAGCACGGCCTGTTCGGTGGGCAGTGGCTGCAGCGCGTCAGCTACGTGCGCTGGGAGGGTGTCTTCCGCTGTATCCCCATCTTCGGCATGTCCTTCGCCTGCCAGTC TCAGGTTCTGCCCACCTACGACAGCCTGGATGAGCCGTCGGTGAAAACCATGAGCTCCATATTTGCCTGCTCCCTCAATGTGGTCACCACCTTCTACGTCACG GTCGGCTGCTTCGGCTATGTGAGCTTCACCGAGGCCACTGCAGGCAACGTTCTGATGCACTTTCCCTCCAACCTGGTGACGGAGATGATGCGAGTGGGCTTCATGATGTCCGTGGCCGTGGGCTTCCCGATGATGATCCTGCCGTGTCGGCAGGCCTTGAACACACTGCTTTTCGAGCAGCAG CAAAAAGATGGGACCTTTGCTGCTGGAGGCTACATGCCGCCCCTGCGGTTCAAAGCCCTCACCTTCTCAGTCGTGTTTGGAACCATGGTGGGTGGAATCCTGATCCCCAACG TGGAGACGATCCTGGGCCTCACGGGCGCGATGATGGGAAGTCTCATCTGCTTCGTCTGCCCGGCTCTGATCTATAAGAAAATCCACAAGAACACCCTTTCCTCCCAG CTGGTGTTCTGGGTTGGCCTGGGTGTCCTGGTGGTTGGCACGCACACGACCCTGTCCGTGAGCGAGGACGCCCCCGTGGACTTGGCCGAGGAAGCCCCAGCCGGCCGGATTGAAGAGGCCGAGGGCATCGTAAAGGCAGAGGCGGCTCGGCTCCCAG GCCTGAATCCAGGCGTGGACACGGCCGCGGACGGCCGAGATAAGCCGAAGCTGCCCAATGAGAAAGATGAGACGGAGCAGGCCCAGATTAAGGGCCCCGTGGACGCACCCCAGAGGGAAGGTgccaaggagaagcaggaggaggcgCAGCTGGACCGGCCGGGCCGAG GTGTGGCAGCACCAATGGGCGAGGCCCACCGCCACGAGCCCCCTGTCCCTCATGACAAGGTGGTAGTGGACGAAGGTGAAGACCGAGAAGAGCCAGCGGAGAATGAGCGTTCGTCCAAGCACGAGGAGGAGAAGGCTCCAGGGGGCAAGGCTCAGATGGCACTGCCTCTGCCAGATTCGGAAAGAGAGAGACCGAGACAGGACCAGGTCTTAGAGGTAGCAGGGGGTCTCCCTGAAGACCCCTGGAAGGTTCCAGAAGGCAATGGTCAGCCAGCTATCGAGCCCGTGAAGGAGGACCAGGGGCCAGGCGACGGGGGTCTGCAGCCAGGGCCCCAGGCAGTGCCACCCGAGGGGCAGGACGCCCCAGCAGCTGGTGCGGCGGAGAGAGCCGGCGGGGTCCCGCTGCCGGGCTGGGCTGCAGGCGCCGCGGGCAAGCTGGTGGACAAGAGTGAGCCCG GTGGGAAGGCCGCCCTCCCGGTGAAGCTGGCCCCCGAGGCCGGGCCGCAGGTAGAGCCGCAGGAGCAGAGGGATGCGGAGGGCCAGGCCGGAGGCCACGCCGGCAGCAAGCTGGAGG CCGAAATCAAACAGATAGTAGCAG AAGCCGGCCGGGCGGAGATGCTGGACCACGCGGTCCTCCTGCAGGTGATCAAGGAGCAGCAGGTGCAGCAGAAGCGGCTCCTGGACCAGCAGGAGAAGCTGCTCGCGGTGATCGAGGAGCAGCACAAGGAGATCCGCCAGCAGAGGCAGGACGGCGAGGACG CCGAAGCGCAGCCAGAGCCTGGGGTGCCGGCGcccagagggaaggagcaggagaccCAGGAGGGGCAGACCGCGGACCATCCCCCACAGCAGCCTGTGGAACTTGCACTCGGAGCCCCCGGGCGTCTCCCCGCTCCGCCCCAGGGCCACGGCCCGGGCGCCGTGGAGGAGCCCAAGTCGGAGCCCAAGGCGGCTGTAGGCAGAGCTCCAGCGGGTCCTCCTGGCGCTGCCGACACGGAGCCCCGGGCGGCCCAGGCTGAGCCGAGGGAAGGCCAGCGGGGCGCTGTGGCCCAGGCAGCTGGCGCTGGCATGCCGGAGCGGGTGCCCGTGCCGGACCCTGCCGAGGGGCCCAAGAGCCCAGAGAAGCCCGTTGCTGGTGAGCTGCCCGAACAGGACACTTTCGGCAGAAGCTCCCACGAAAGGAAGAAATCCCGGAAAGAGGTGGCCCCCAGTGCCAGTGCCCAGGAAGCGGATGTGCTGGGGGCGAGGGAGAATGGCGACCCTCATGTGAGGTCCCAGCCGGTGAGCCGAGGCCGGGGACCCGCAGGCCTGCCCAGCAGGTCAGGAGGAGCAGCCCCCGGGGCCCAGGCTGAGATTCGGCAGCTGGAACACCGGGCTGTTTCTGTTGGGACTCAGGGTGGGCAGCAGGGCGCTCACCTGGAGGCCAGAAAGGGGGCTGTCGCCGGGGACCGTGCACTTGCTCCGGGGGAGGACACTGCCGTCCAGGAGCCGGAGCGGAGGCAGAACCCTGATCCGGGGCCCATCCCTGGGGCTCAGAAGCTAGACCATGCCAAAGCCAACCGAGACCTCAAAGTCCAGGCCGGTTCTGACCTTAGGAGGAGACGGCGGGATGTGGCTCCTGGGGCAGGCGGGGACCCGGCCCCAAGGGACAGGGTCATCATCAGCTTTAACCCTCTCCCGGACGTGCAGGTCAATGACCTCCGTCGTGCGCTGGAGACCCAGCTACACCAGGCCGCGGGGGGTGCCTTGTGGGTGGTCCACGGCCGCCAGGTAAAGCAGCTGGTGGGAGCCCCAGAGGAGCCCTGA
- the SLC38A10 gene encoding putative sodium-coupled neutral amino acid transporter 10 isoform X3 has translation MTAAAASNWGLITNIVNSIVGVSVLTMPFCFKQCGIVLGALLLVFCSWMTHQSCMFLVKSASLSKRRTYAGLALHAYGKAGKMVVETSMIGLMLGTCMAFYVVIGDLGSNFFARLFGFQVVGSFRMFLLFAVSLCIVLPLSLQRNMMASIQSFSAMALMFYTVFMLVIVLSSLKHGLFGGQWLQRVSYVRWEGVFRCIPIFGMSFACQSQVLPTYDSLDEPSVKTMSSIFACSLNVVTTFYVTVGCFGYVSFTEATAGNVLMHFPSNLVTEMMRVGFMMSVAVGFPMMILPCRQALNTLLFEQQQKDGTFAAGGYMPPLRFKALTFSVVFGTMVGGILIPNVETILGLTGAMMGSLICFVCPALIYKKIHKNTLSSQLVFWVGLGVLVVGTHTTLSVSEDAPVDLAEEAPAGRIEEAEGIVKAEAARLPGTQRPGLNPGVDTAADGRDKPKLPNEKDETEQAQIKGPVDAPQREGAKEKQEEAQLDRPGRGVAAPMGEAHRHEPPVPHDKVVVDEGEDREEPAENERSSKHEEEKAPGGKAQMALPLPDSERERPRQDQVLEVAGGLPEDPWKVPEGNGQPAIEPVKEDQGPGDGGLQPGPQAVPPEGQDAPAAGAAERAGGVPLPGWAAGAAGKLVDKSEPGGKAALPVKLAPEAGPQVEPQEQRDAEGQAGGHAGSKLEEAGRAEMLDHAVLLQVIKEQQVQQKRLLDQQEKLLAVIEEQHKEIRQQRQDGEDAEAQPEPGVPAPRGKEQETQEGQTADHPPQQPVELALGAPGRLPAPPQGHGPGAVEEPKSEPKAAVGRAPAGPPGAADTEPRAAQAEPREGQRGAVAQAAGAGMPERVPVPDPAEGPKSPEKPVAGELPEQDTFGRSSHERKKSRKEVAPSASAQEADVLGARENGDPHVRSQPVSRGRGPAGLPSRSGGAAPGAQAEIRQLEHRAVSVGTQGGQQGAHLEARKGAVAGDRALAPGEDTAVQEPERRQNPDPGPIPGAQKLDHAKANRDLKVQAGSDLRRRRRDVAPGAGGDPAPRDRVIISFNPLPDVQVNDLRRALETQLHQAAGGALWVVHGRQVKQLVGAPEEP, from the exons CGCTGCACGCCTACGGGAAGGCGGGGAAGATGGTGGTGGAGACCAG CATGATCGGGCTGATGCTGGGGACCTGCATGGCCTTCTACGTTGTGATCGGCGACTTGGGGTCCAACTTCTTTGCTCGGCTCTTTGGGTTTCAG GTGGTCGGCTCCTTCCGCATGTTCCTGCTCTTCGCGGTGTCCCTGTGCATCGTGCTTCCGCTCAGCCTGCAGAGGAACATGATGGCCTCCATCCAGTCCTTCAGCGCCATGGCCCTCATGTTCTACACCGTGTTCATGCTTGTG ATCGTGCTGTCCTCCCTCAAGCACGGCCTGTTCGGTGGGCAGTGGCTGCAGCGCGTCAGCTACGTGCGCTGGGAGGGTGTCTTCCGCTGTATCCCCATCTTCGGCATGTCCTTCGCCTGCCAGTC TCAGGTTCTGCCCACCTACGACAGCCTGGATGAGCCGTCGGTGAAAACCATGAGCTCCATATTTGCCTGCTCCCTCAATGTGGTCACCACCTTCTACGTCACG GTCGGCTGCTTCGGCTATGTGAGCTTCACCGAGGCCACTGCAGGCAACGTTCTGATGCACTTTCCCTCCAACCTGGTGACGGAGATGATGCGAGTGGGCTTCATGATGTCCGTGGCCGTGGGCTTCCCGATGATGATCCTGCCGTGTCGGCAGGCCTTGAACACACTGCTTTTCGAGCAGCAG CAAAAAGATGGGACCTTTGCTGCTGGAGGCTACATGCCGCCCCTGCGGTTCAAAGCCCTCACCTTCTCAGTCGTGTTTGGAACCATGGTGGGTGGAATCCTGATCCCCAACG TGGAGACGATCCTGGGCCTCACGGGCGCGATGATGGGAAGTCTCATCTGCTTCGTCTGCCCGGCTCTGATCTATAAGAAAATCCACAAGAACACCCTTTCCTCCCAG CTGGTGTTCTGGGTTGGCCTGGGTGTCCTGGTGGTTGGCACGCACACGACCCTGTCCGTGAGCGAGGACGCCCCCGTGGACTTGGCCGAGGAAGCCCCAGCCGGCCGGATTGAAGAGGCCGAGGGCATCGTAAAGGCAGAGGCGGCTCGGCTCCCAGGTACGCAACGTCCAG GCCTGAATCCAGGCGTGGACACGGCCGCGGACGGCCGAGATAAGCCGAAGCTGCCCAATGAGAAAGATGAGACGGAGCAGGCCCAGATTAAGGGCCCCGTGGACGCACCCCAGAGGGAAGGTgccaaggagaagcaggaggaggcgCAGCTGGACCGGCCGGGCCGAG GTGTGGCAGCACCAATGGGCGAGGCCCACCGCCACGAGCCCCCTGTCCCTCATGACAAGGTGGTAGTGGACGAAGGTGAAGACCGAGAAGAGCCAGCGGAGAATGAGCGTTCGTCCAAGCACGAGGAGGAGAAGGCTCCAGGGGGCAAGGCTCAGATGGCACTGCCTCTGCCAGATTCGGAAAGAGAGAGACCGAGACAGGACCAGGTCTTAGAGGTAGCAGGGGGTCTCCCTGAAGACCCCTGGAAGGTTCCAGAAGGCAATGGTCAGCCAGCTATCGAGCCCGTGAAGGAGGACCAGGGGCCAGGCGACGGGGGTCTGCAGCCAGGGCCCCAGGCAGTGCCACCCGAGGGGCAGGACGCCCCAGCAGCTGGTGCGGCGGAGAGAGCCGGCGGGGTCCCGCTGCCGGGCTGGGCTGCAGGCGCCGCGGGCAAGCTGGTGGACAAGAGTGAGCCCG GTGGGAAGGCCGCCCTCCCGGTGAAGCTGGCCCCCGAGGCCGGGCCGCAGGTAGAGCCGCAGGAGCAGAGGGATGCGGAGGGCCAGGCCGGAGGCCACGCCGGCAGCAAGCTGGAGG AAGCCGGCCGGGCGGAGATGCTGGACCACGCGGTCCTCCTGCAGGTGATCAAGGAGCAGCAGGTGCAGCAGAAGCGGCTCCTGGACCAGCAGGAGAAGCTGCTCGCGGTGATCGAGGAGCAGCACAAGGAGATCCGCCAGCAGAGGCAGGACGGCGAGGACG CCGAAGCGCAGCCAGAGCCTGGGGTGCCGGCGcccagagggaaggagcaggagaccCAGGAGGGGCAGACCGCGGACCATCCCCCACAGCAGCCTGTGGAACTTGCACTCGGAGCCCCCGGGCGTCTCCCCGCTCCGCCCCAGGGCCACGGCCCGGGCGCCGTGGAGGAGCCCAAGTCGGAGCCCAAGGCGGCTGTAGGCAGAGCTCCAGCGGGTCCTCCTGGCGCTGCCGACACGGAGCCCCGGGCGGCCCAGGCTGAGCCGAGGGAAGGCCAGCGGGGCGCTGTGGCCCAGGCAGCTGGCGCTGGCATGCCGGAGCGGGTGCCCGTGCCGGACCCTGCCGAGGGGCCCAAGAGCCCAGAGAAGCCCGTTGCTGGTGAGCTGCCCGAACAGGACACTTTCGGCAGAAGCTCCCACGAAAGGAAGAAATCCCGGAAAGAGGTGGCCCCCAGTGCCAGTGCCCAGGAAGCGGATGTGCTGGGGGCGAGGGAGAATGGCGACCCTCATGTGAGGTCCCAGCCGGTGAGCCGAGGCCGGGGACCCGCAGGCCTGCCCAGCAGGTCAGGAGGAGCAGCCCCCGGGGCCCAGGCTGAGATTCGGCAGCTGGAACACCGGGCTGTTTCTGTTGGGACTCAGGGTGGGCAGCAGGGCGCTCACCTGGAGGCCAGAAAGGGGGCTGTCGCCGGGGACCGTGCACTTGCTCCGGGGGAGGACACTGCCGTCCAGGAGCCGGAGCGGAGGCAGAACCCTGATCCGGGGCCCATCCCTGGGGCTCAGAAGCTAGACCATGCCAAAGCCAACCGAGACCTCAAAGTCCAGGCCGGTTCTGACCTTAGGAGGAGACGGCGGGATGTGGCTCCTGGGGCAGGCGGGGACCCGGCCCCAAGGGACAGGGTCATCATCAGCTTTAACCCTCTCCCGGACGTGCAGGTCAATGACCTCCGTCGTGCGCTGGAGACCCAGCTACACCAGGCCGCGGGGGGTGCCTTGTGGGTGGTCCACGGCCGCCAGGTAAAGCAGCTGGTGGGAGCCCCAGAGGAGCCCTGA